The following proteins are encoded in a genomic region of Neomicrococcus aestuarii:
- the metX gene encoding homoserine O-acetyltransferase MetX, which translates to MTIREIDSQEQPTPDGHLQFVEVGDYTFETGGYLPNVKLAFETWGTLNADASNAVLLLHALTGDTHVARGESAEPGWWDQLVGPGGIVDTDHYFVVAPNMIGSCYGSTGPASIAPDGRPWGSRFPFTTIRDSVNLELRLAEKLGITRFHAVLGGSMGGARALEWAVTAPEKVNHCVVVAACAKSTAEQIAFAQAQTAAIRLDPQYRSGDYYDAASSPSAGLGIARRIAHVTYRSEMELEARFSRQNQHEENPFDGETLAHTRGRYAVESYLDHQANKLVDRFDANSYVVLTEALMSHDVGRSRGGVEAALTSADNVHFMVAAVNSDRLYWPAQSDEIVNHVSHGDGVFIIDSPIGHDGFLTDIHQLGPVLNEQVFSASKAPQGN; encoded by the coding sequence TTGACGATTAGAGAGATCGACTCGCAAGAGCAGCCCACCCCCGACGGTCACCTCCAATTCGTCGAGGTGGGGGATTACACCTTCGAAACCGGTGGTTACCTGCCGAACGTCAAGCTTGCGTTCGAGACGTGGGGAACGCTGAATGCGGACGCGTCCAATGCGGTGCTGTTGCTTCACGCGCTCACGGGTGACACCCACGTTGCACGCGGCGAGTCGGCTGAACCCGGATGGTGGGATCAGCTCGTAGGCCCTGGCGGGATTGTTGATACCGACCATTACTTTGTGGTGGCTCCCAACATGATCGGTTCTTGCTACGGATCCACCGGTCCGGCCTCGATCGCTCCGGACGGTCGACCGTGGGGGAGTCGCTTCCCCTTCACCACCATTCGCGACTCAGTGAATCTCGAGCTGCGTTTGGCCGAGAAGCTGGGAATCACCAGGTTCCACGCTGTTCTGGGTGGTTCGATGGGTGGCGCGCGAGCTCTTGAATGGGCTGTCACGGCGCCGGAAAAAGTAAACCACTGCGTCGTCGTTGCGGCATGCGCGAAGTCCACCGCCGAGCAGATCGCTTTCGCTCAGGCTCAGACGGCCGCGATTCGTTTGGATCCGCAGTACCGTTCCGGGGATTATTACGACGCCGCCAGCTCGCCTTCCGCGGGTCTCGGCATTGCCCGGCGGATTGCGCACGTGACGTACCGTTCGGAGATGGAGCTTGAGGCGCGCTTTAGCCGTCAGAACCAGCATGAGGAAAACCCGTTCGACGGCGAAACCCTCGCGCACACGCGGGGTCGTTACGCCGTGGAAAGCTACCTGGACCACCAGGCCAACAAGTTAGTGGATCGCTTCGACGCAAACTCGTATGTGGTATTGACGGAAGCGCTCATGAGTCATGACGTTGGACGCTCGCGCGGCGGGGTCGAAGCGGCCCTGACTAGCGCCGATAACGTTCACTTTATGGTGGCTGCTGTGAACTCGGATCGGCTCTACTGGCCGGCTCAATCGGATGAAATCGTTAACCACGTTTCACACGGCGATGGAGTATTTATTATTGACTCCCCAATCGGGCATGATGGGTTCTTAACGGATATCCATCAACTCGGGCCGGTGCTCAATGAACAGGTTTTCAGCGCCAGCAAGGCGCCGCAGGGCAACTGA
- a CDS encoding SHOCT domain-containing protein, with translation MFGADSFGPPAWFPLIFGLVSLLVVAAFIFVIVVMVRNASAARRQGYDPVTMQTDIAGQFGNNLRNSAPKSAQERLAELDALRDSQAISAAEYDDARSRILRDL, from the coding sequence ATGTTTGGAGCAGACAGCTTTGGACCCCCAGCCTGGTTTCCTCTGATTTTTGGGCTGGTGAGCTTACTGGTTGTTGCTGCCTTCATCTTTGTGATTGTGGTGATGGTCCGCAACGCCTCCGCCGCCCGGCGCCAGGGCTACGATCCCGTCACAATGCAGACTGACATTGCGGGGCAGTTCGGCAACAACCTGCGCAATAGTGCGCCAAAGTCCGCTCAGGAGCGGCTTGCGGAGTTGGATGCCTTGCGTGATTCTCAAGCGATTTCGGCTGCGGAGTACGACGACGCTCGCTCGCGTATTCTGCGCGATCTCTAG